From a single Apium graveolens cultivar Ventura chromosome 2, ASM990537v1, whole genome shotgun sequence genomic region:
- the LOC141706407 gene encoding uncharacterized protein LOC141706407, with the protein MARGYSDDDSYDDRDSYGATYSRSNNSREYSDDESYDDRGTTYSKSNNNREYSDDDSYGYRDTTYSKSNDTREYSDDDSYGYRGREYSDDDSHALGDYNNTYSGSRAKSGGNQVSVHQKTYRLKNEDKQSGSYDRFTAKEKTVSGEPFVDRYGNRGYQNERTTTSTYRTGNKRGYTEYSREEKVKHVDYDKSSYGNNNKAVRSYTKYRKY; encoded by the coding sequence ATGGCTAGAGGATATTCGGATGATGATTCTTATGATGACCGAGATTCTTATGGTGCCACTTACTCCCGGTCCAACAACAGTCGAGAATATTCAGATGATGAATCTTACGATGATCGTGGTACCACTTACTCAAAGTCCAACAATAATCGAGAATATTCAGATGATGACTCTTATGGTTATCGTGATACCACTTACTCAAAGTCCAACGACACTCGAGAATATTCAGATGACGACTCTTATGGTTACCGTGGTCGAGAATATTCAGATGATGATTCTCATGCTCTTGGTGACTACAATAACACCTACTCAGGGTCCAGAGCCAAAAGTGGTGGAAATCAGGTGAGTGTGCATCAAAAAACTTACCGACTGAAGAACGAGGACAAACAGAGCGGGAGCTATGATCGCTTCACTGCAAAGGAAAAGACGGTGAGTGGTGAACCCTTTGTGGATAGGTATGGGAACCGTGGTTACCAGAATGAGCGCACCACAACTTCAACCTACAGAACTGGTAACAAACGCGGATACACTGAGTACTCCCGCGAGGAGAAGGTGAAGCATGTTGATTATGATAAAAGCAGTTATGGCAACAACAACAAGGCCGTTAGGTCCTACACAAAATACCGCAAGTATTAG
- the LOC141706408 gene encoding flavonol 3-O-glucosyltransferase F3GT2-like has product MSMTKTFHIAVLAFPFGSHAAALLSLAQRLAASAPPGVVFSFLSTQASNAKIFSKSTHSLIKPYDVWDGVLSEEVTPKSPQQLVEIFLKATPDNFNVIIRKAEAGTGAKVSCFLTDAFLWFADDMAKEKSVPWLAFWVAGASSLSAHVYTDLIRAHSSVANKEENVKIVPGLSAIRVADLPEGVVCGDLESPISKMLQDMVIKLAGATAVAINSFEELEPVATNDLKPILRNVLNIGPSTITVPLLLSKSDDASGCLKWLDNHETGSVVYIGFGNVLVPPPNEIVALAEALDSSKIPFIWSLPDTMRSLLPNGFSEKTKGQGKIVAWAPQLQVLRHPSVGVYVTHCGFNSLMESILCGVALIVRPLLGDNMMNCRLVEEVWKIGIRVKDDKFTKCGTMKALDTIVFSDKGKEMRDNVGILRSLLLESTGPNGSSTQNFKTFSDQLFTTRLTINP; this is encoded by the coding sequence ATGAGCATGACTAAAACATTCCACATTGCAGTCTTGGCTTTCCCCTTTGGATCACATGCAGCTGCTCTCCTCAGCCTAGCCCAAAGGCTCGCGGCGTCTGCACCACCTGGAGTCGTTTTCTCCTTTCTCAGCACGCAGGCCTCCAACGCGAAGATTTTCTCTAAATCAACGCATAGTCTCATTAAGCCATACGACGTGTGGGATGGAGTACTGTCAGAAGAAGTTACTCCCAAATCACCTCAACAGCTGGTTGAGATATTCTTAAAGGCTACCCCCGATAATTTCAATGTGATTATAAGAAAGGCGGAAGCAGGGACAGGGGCGAAAGTTAGTTGCTTTTTAACTGATGCATTCTTGTGGTTTGCGGATGACATGGCAAAGGAAAAGTCTGTTCCTTGGCTGGCATTTTGGGTTGCTGGAGCTTCCTCTCTTTCTGCTCATGTCTACACTGATCTCATTCGTGCTCACTCCTCTGTTGCAAATAAAGAGGAAAATGTTAAGATAGTTCCAGGATTATCAGCTATTCGTGTAGCTGATTTACCTGAAGGAGTGGTATGTGGTGACTTAGAATCTCCGATTTCAAAAATGCTTCAGGATATGGTAATCAAGCTTGCTGGGGCTACTGCTGTTGCGATTAATTCATTTGAAGAACTCGAGCCTGTTGCTACAAATGATTTAAAGCCAATTTTGAGAAATGTACTTAACATAGGCCCATCAACAATAACTGTGCCTCTATTATTATCAAAATCAGACGATGCAAGCGGATGCCTTAAGTGGCTGGACAATCATGAAACTGGATCAGTGGTATATATAGGATTTGGGAATGTATTAGTCCCACCGCCAAATGAAATAGTAGCACTAGCAGAAGCATTAGATTCTTCCAAAATCCCATTTATTTGGTCACTTCCGGACACAATGAGGAGCCTGCTACCGAATGGATTTTCTGAGAAGACAAAAGGACAGGGAAAGATAGTAGCATGGGCTCCTCAGCTGCAAGTTCTAAGACATCCATCTGTTGGAGTTTATGTAACGCATTGTGGGTTTAATTCACTAATGGAGAGCATATTATGCGGCGTGGCCTTGATAGTTAGGCCTCTGTTGGGAGATAATATGATGAATTGTAGGTTGGTGGAGGAAGTATGGAAGATTGGTATTAGAGTGAAGGATGACAAGTTCACTAAATGCGGAACAATGAAGGCCTTGGACACCATAGTGTTTAGCGATAAGGGAAAAGAAATGAGAGACAATGTGGGTATACTAAGAAGCCTTTTGCTTGAAAGTACAGGACCAAATGGAAGTTCAACTCAAAATTTCAAAACTTTCAGTGATCAACTGTTCACCACTCGATTAACTATAAATCCCTAA
- the LOC141706409 gene encoding pathogenesis-related protein PR-1-like, producing MSLLSTILNLLVLLIFSATSSNAKDLNTAINQFLAPQNAARAALRMRPLVWDPKLARYAQWYANQRRWDCALKHSNGAYGENIFWGSGNRWSPVQAAAAWVEERRWYNYWSNSCGGGEECGHYTQIVWRQTRRVGCARVNCFGGRGVFMTCNYDPPGNYIGEKPY from the coding sequence ATGAGTCTCCTAAGTACAATCCTCAACCTACTTGTTCTCCTCATTTTTTCAGCAACTTCCTCCAATGCCAAGGACTTAAACACCGCGATAAACCAATTTCTGGCACCACAAAATGCAGCAAGAGCTGCATTGCGAATGCGTCCGCTAGTATGGGATCCAAAACTTGCACGGTACGCGCAATGGTACGCGAACCAGAGGCGTTGGGACTGTGCATTGAAGCATTCCAACGGGGCTTATGGAGAGAACATATTCTGGGGAAGCGGAAACAGGTGGAGCCCTGTCCAGGCTGCAGCTGCATGGGTAGAGGAAAGAAGGTGGTATAATTACTGGTCTAATTCGTGCGGCGGAGGGGAGGAATGTGGGCATTATACGCAGATTGTGTGGAGGCAAACGAGAAGAGTTGGTTGTGCTAGAGTTAATTGTTTTGGTGGTAGAGGTGTGTTTATGACCTGCAATTATGATCCTCCTGGCAACTATATTGGGGAGAAGCCTTACTGA